A segment of the Micromonospora sediminicola genome:
CGCCGAGCGTGCCGGACTCGACCGCGCGGCCGGCCCGGATGATCGTCACCCGGTCGCAGAGCGCCTCCACCTCGGCCAGGATGTGGCTGGAGAGCAGCACCGTGCGGCCGTCCTGGCGGGCCCGGCGGACCCAGTGCTGGAAGACCTCCTCCATCAGCGGGTCGAGCCCGGAGGTCGGCTCGTCCAGGATGAGCAGTTCGACGTCGGAGGCGAGCGCGGCCACCAGGCCGACCTTCTGCCGGTTGCCCTTGGAGTAGGTGCGGCCCTTCTTGCGCGGGTCCAGCTCGAACGACTCCAGCAGTTCGGCTCGGCGCTTCGGGTCGAGCCCGCCGCGCAGGCGACCGAGCAGGTCGATCACCTCGCCGCCGCTGAGGCTGGGCCAGAGCGTGACGTCGCCCGGCACGTACGCGAGGCGGCGGTGCAGGGCCACCGCGTCCCGCCACGGGTCACCGCCGAGCAGTCGGACGGCCCCCGCGTCCGCCCGCAGCAGACCGAGCAGCACCCGGATGGTGGTCGACTTGCCGGACCCGTTGGGGCCGAGGAAGCCGTGCACCTCCCCGGTGCGGACGGTCAGGTCGAGTCCGTCGAGCGCCCGGGTCCGGCCGAACGTCTTCACCAGGCCGGACACCTCGATTGTGGTTTCCATGCTTCGGAAGCTACGCTCATTTCATAAACTTGTGAAGACAGTGAGACGTGAGAGACGATCGCGGGGATGAGCGCCGAGGAGACGACCATGAGCCAGCCGTCGCACCACGACGAGGAGGAGGTCCACCTCTTCGTCGAGCGGATGGCGATGGCCTTCGCCGACGTCGGCTTCCCCCGGATGGCCGCCCGGGTGCTGTTCACCGTGATGAGCGCCGACGACCCGCTCACCGCCGGCGAGATCGGCGAACGGCTGGGCGTGAGCGCGGCGGCCGTGAGCGGTGCGGTGCGCTACCTCACCCAGTTCGCCATGCTGGTCCGCGAGCCGGTCAAGGGCTCCCGGCGCGACCGCTACCGGATGCCGGACAACCCCTGGTACGAGGCGACCATCACCAAGACCACGCTCTACAAGACCTTCATCGACATCGCCGGCGGCGGCGTGGACGCGCTGCGCGGCCGGAGCACCCCGGCCGGCGAGCGGGTCGCCGAGATGCGTGACTTCTTCCTCTTCGTCCAGGAGGAGGTGGAGGCCCTCGGCGACCGGTGGCGGGCCCGACGCGCCGCCGCCGGGCACGGCGGCCCGGCCGACGGCTGAGCCGTCAGCGGGTGTTGCCCCAGCGGGCCTGCTCCAGCAGGTCCGCCGCGCGCTCCCGGGTCGCCGGGTCGTCGTCGGTCCGCAGCAGCGTCGTCGCCTCGTCGACCGCGTCGGTGAGGTGCCGCCACTGCAGGTCCCGCTCCCGCACCAGGTCCGACTGGGCGGCGAGCTGCCGGGTCTTCACCCACAGCTCGACGAAGACCGACACCTTGGCCCGCAGCACCCACGGGTCGAACGGCTTGGTCAGGTAGTCGACCGCGCCCACCGCGTAGCCGCGCAGCGCGAGCTGGGCGTCCTTGTCCGCCGCGGTGAGGAAGATGATCGGCACGTGCCGGGTCCGCTCCCGCCGCTTGATGTGGGTGGCGGTCTCGAAGCCGTCCATGTCCGGCATCTGGGCGTCGAGCAGGATCACCGCGAAGTCGTCCACCAGGAGCTGCTTGAGCGCGGCCTCCCCGCTCTCCACCGCGACCGACTGCACCGGGAGACCCTGGAGGATCGCCTCCAGCGCCATCAGGTTCTCCCGCCGGTCGTCCACCAGCAGGGCCTTGGCCGTCTGCGTCACGCGCTCTCCTCGCCTCGACTCCGGCCGATCCAGGACGCCATCAGCTCGATCAGCTCGTCCAGATCCACCGGCTTGGTGATGTAGTCGCTGCCGCCCGCCGCGAGCGCCGACTCCCGGTCGCCGGGCATCGCCTTGGCGGTCAGGAAGACGATCGGCAGGTCCGCGAAGCGGTGGTTGCGGCGGATCTGCGCGGTCGTCTCGTACCCGTCCTGGTCCGGCATCATGGCGTCCATCAGGACGATGTCCACCTCCGGATGCTCGGCGAGCTGGCGGACACCGTCCACCCCGTTGTCCGAGTACAACACGGTCATCCCGTGCAGTTCCAACGCGGACGTCAGCGCGAACACGTTCCGCACGTCGTCGTCGATGATCAGGACGGTCACGCCGTCCAGCCGCCGGGTCGTCGGCGTCTCCTGCGGCTGCGGCAGCTCCATCGGCATGAGCAGCGACGACGGCAGGCCCGCGCGGCTCGGCGACGGCGGTGCCGGCGCCACCACCGCGTCCGGCGCCAGCACGTCCGGTACGAAGAGGGTGAACGTCGAGCCCTGACCGGGCGCGGACGACACGGTGATCGTGCCGCCGAGCAGGCGGGCCAGGTCCCGGCTGATCGACAGGCCGAGGCCGGTGCCGCCGTAGCGGCGGCTGGTCGTGCCGTCGGCCTGCTGGAACGCCTCGAAGATCAGCGACAGCTTGTCGTCCGAGATGCCGATGCCGGTGTCGATCACGGTGAACGCGATGACGTGCTGGGCGTTGGTCAACGCCGGCACGTCGAAGACCGCATTGTCGGCCGCCGGACCGATGCGCAACGTCACCGCGCCGTTGTCGGTGAACTTCACCGCGTTGGAGAGCAGGTTACGCAGGATCTGCTGCAACCGCTGCGCGTCGGTGACCAGCGCCGACGGCAGGTCCTGACTGACCCGGACCTGGAAGTCCAGGCCCTTCTCCTCGGCCTGCGGCGCGAACGCCTGCTCCACGTAGCCGCGGATCTCGGCGAACTGGATCTCGGTGGGCTCCACGTCCATCCGACCCGCCTCGATCTTCGACAGGTCGAGGATGTCGTCGATCAGCGACAGCAGGTCCGACCCCGCACCGTGGATGGTCCGGGCGAACTCGATCTGCTTCGCGCTGAGGTTGCGCTCCGGGTTCTCCGCCAGCAGCCGGGCCAGCAGGAGCAGCGAGTTCAGCGGCGTCCGCAGCTCGTGGCTCATGTTGGCCAGGAACTCCGACTTGTACGCCGACGCCCGGGTCAGCTGCTGCGCCTTCTCCTCCAGGCCGAGCCGGGCCAGTTCGATCTCCCGGTTCTGCGTCTCGATGTTGGCCTTCTGCTCCGACAGCAGCTTCGCCTTGTCCTCCAGCTCGGCGTTGGTGCGCTGCAACTCCGCCGACTGGTCCTGCATCTCGTGCGCCAGCCGCTGCGACTGCGCCAGCAGCTCCTCCGTACGCCGGTTGGCCTGGATGGTGTTGACCGCGACGCCGATGGTGAGCACCAGGCGCTCCAGGAACGCCAGGTGCAACTCGGAGAAGGTGGTCACGCCGGCGAACTCGATCACGCCGAGCAGCTCGCCCTCGAACAGCACCGGCAGCACCACCAGGTCGGCCGGCGGCGTGTCGGCCAGCCCGGAGCGCACCACCAGCCGCCCGTCCGGCTGGGCCTTGACCCGGATGGTCCGGCGGGACAGCGCGGCCTGGCCGACCAGCCCCTCGCCCGGGCCGAACGTCACGTCGTGGCCCCGGGCCACGTACCCGTAGGAGGCGGTGAGCCGCAGCCGCATGCTGCCCTCGGAGCTGTCCGCCAGGAAGAACGCGCCGAGCTGCGCGTCCACCAGCGGCGTCACCTCCTGCATGATCATGCGGCAGACCTCGCCCAGGTCCCGCTGGCCCTGCAACAGGCCGCCGATGCGGGCCAGGTTGGAGTCGAGCCAGCCCTGCTCGGCGTTCTTCTTGGTCGTCTCCCGGAGGGTGACGATCATCTGGTTGATGTTGTCCTTCAGCTCGGCGACCTCGCCCTGCGCCTTCACGTTGATCCGCTGGGTCAGGTCGCCACGGGTCACCGACGTGGAGACCTGCGCGATGGCGCGCAACTGCGTGGTCAGGGTCGAGGCGAGCTGGTTGACGTTCTCGGTGAGGTCGCGCCAGGTGCCGGAGACGCCCTTCACCTGGGCCTGACCGCCCAGCTTGCCCTCGGTGCCCACCTCGCGGGCCACCCGGGTCACCTCGTCGGCGAACGAGGACAGCTGGTCGACCATCGTGTTGACGGTGTTCTTCAGCTCCAGGATCTCGCCCTGCGCGTCCACCGTGATCTTCTGGCCCAGGTCGCCCCGGGCCACCGCCGTGGTGACCGACGCGATGTTGCGGACCTGACTGGTCAGGTTCGACCCCATCGAGTTCACGTTGTCGGTCAGGTCCCGCCACGTACCCGAGACGCCCTTGACCTGGGCCTGGCCACCCAGCTTCCCCTCGGTGCCCACCTCACGGGCCACCCGGGTCACCTCGTCGGCGAACGACGACAGCTGGTCCACCATCGTGTTCACGGTGGACTTCAGCTCCAGGATCTCGCCCTGCGCGTCCACCGTGATCTTCTGCGACAGGTCACCCTTCGCCACCGCCGTCGACACCTGGGCGATGTTGCGCACCTGCGCGGTCAGGTTCGACGCCATCGAGTTCACGTTGTCGGTCAGGTCGCGCCAGGTGCCCGCCACGCCGCGCACCTGGGCCTGACCGCCGAGCTTGCCCTCGGTGCCCACCTCACGCGCCACCCGCGTCACCTCGTCGGCGAACGACGACAGCTGGTCCACCATCGTGTTCACCGTGGACTTCAGCTCCAGGATCTCGCCCCGGGCGTCCACCGTGATCTTCTGCGACAGGTCACCCTTCGCCACCGCCGTGGTGACCGACGCGATGTTCCGCACCTGACTGGTCAGGTTCGACGCCATCGAGTTCACGTTGTCGGTCAGGTCCCGCCACGTACCCGAGACGCCCTTGACCTGGGCCTGGCCGCCCAGCTTCCCCTCGGTGCCCACCTCACGGGCCACCCGCGTCACCTCGTCGGCGAACGACGACAGCTGGTCGACCATCGTGTTGACGGTGTTCTTCAGCTCCAGGATCTCGCCCTGCGCGTCCACCGTGATCTTCTGACCCAGGTCGCCCTTCGCCACGGCGGTGGAGACCTGGGAGATGTTGCGGACCTGGCTGGTCAGGTTGCCGGCCAGCTGGTTGACGTTCTCGGTGAGGTCACGCCAGGTGCCGGAGACGCCGCGCACCTGCGCCTGGCCGCCCAGCTTCCCCTCGATGCCGACCTCGCGGGCCACCCGGGTGACCTCGTCGGCGAACGAGGACAACTGGTCCACCATCGTGTTGACGGTGTCCTTCAGCTCCAGGATCTCGCCCTGCGCCGCCACCGTGATCTTCTGCGACAGGTCACCCTTCGCCACCGCCGTCGACACCTGGGCGATGTTGCGCACCTGGGACGTCAGGTTCGACGCCATCGAGTTGACGTTGTCGGTCAGGTCCTTCCACGTGCCGGCCACGCCCGGCACCTCGGCCTGGCCGCCGAGCTTGCCCTCGGTGCCCACCTCGCGGGCCACCCGGGTCACCTGCTCGGCGAAGAGCCGCAGCGTGTCGGTGAGCGAGTTCATCGTGTCGGCCAGCTCGGCCACCTCGCCGCGCGCCCCGACCGTGATCTTCTGCGACAGGTCGCCCTTCGCCACCGCGGTCGCCACCTGGGAGATCGACCGCACCTGACCGGTGAGGTTCGACGCCATGGTGTTCACCGAGTCGGTGAGGTCCTTCCAGGTGCCGGCGACACCGCGCACGTCGGCCTGACCGCCCAGCTTGCCCTCGGTGCCCACCTCACGGGCCACCCGGGTCACCTCGTCGGCGAACGACGAGAGCTGGTCCACCATCGTGTTCACGGTCCGGCCGATGCGCAGGTACTCGCCGCGCAGCGGGCGCCCGTCGATCTCCAGCGCCATGTGCTGGGAGAGGTCGCCGTCGGCCACCGCCACGATCACCCGGGCGATCTCGGTGGTCGGCCGACCCAGGTCGTCGATCAGCGAGTTGATCGCCCGCTGCCCCTCCGCCCAGGAGCCGTCCAGCCCCTCGTCGTCGAGGCGTTCGGTGAGCCGCCCGTCCCGGCCGACGATCCGGCTGATCCGGCGCAGGTCCAGGTGCTGCCGCTCCTGCATCGACACCACGTCGTTGAACGCGTCGGCGACCTCGCCGGACAGACCCGCCCGCCGGGGCAGGCGGACCCGGAGGTCACCGCGGGCCACCCGCTGCAGCGCCTCGACCAGCTCGCCGAGGAGCACCTCGTGGTCGGACGCGGACGGATCCGCGGTCACCGACTGTTTCGCCGTGGTCATCATTCCTCGCTCAGCTCGGGGCCCACCGGGTCGTGCCGACACGCGGCCATCCCATCATTGTGCCGCGCGTTCCGTCGAGGTCACCGCCCGCCGACAGCGCGTCACGCGCCGTATTCGCCCGACTGGTCGGTTCGGCCGGGGCGCTTGGCACCCGGGGCGGCGGCGGTAGAGGATACGAAGGTGTCAGCGGAGGTGGGGCCGACCCTGAGTGGCGGCACGGACGAGCACGTCCGACGCGTCCGCCTCCCCGCCGACCGGCGCACGCCCGCGGCCGCCCGGGCGCTGGTCCGCGCCATGCTCCTCGAGGCCGGCCTGCCCGAACTGCTCAACGAGGCGCTGCTGCTCACCACCGAGCTGACCACCAACGCGGTCGAGCACGCGCGTACCGAACTGGACATCGAGGTCGAGGCCGACCGCGCCGGCCTCACCGTGACCGTCACCGACTTCGCCTCCGGGCCGGTCGACGAGCTGACCGTCGGTGTGCGCAACACCACCTCCGACATCACCGAGGTGGCCGCGCGCGGACGGGGCCTGCTGCTGGTCGACCACTTCGCCAGCCGCTGGGGCACCACCTACCTCCCCACCGGCAAGGGCGTCTGGTTCCGGCTCGACCGCCCCGGCCCGCGCGGACCCGGCCGACCGGCCGGCGCCCGGGCCTGGGTGGCGACCGCCGGGACGGAACGGTCCGACGACGGTACGCCGAGCGCCGCCGCCATGAGCGAGCTGATGCAGACCACCCCCGACCCGTACGCCGACGACCCGCTGCCGGAGTTCGCCACCGGGCTGCTCACCCGGGTCGCCGAGATGGTGGGCGCCGCCGGCGGCACCGTCCGGCTGGACCGGGGCGACGGGCTGGGCACCCAGGTCTTCGCCCGCTACGGCCGGCAACCCCGGGAGGGCAACGAGCTGCTCCGCGTCCCGCTCGCCGTGCACCGCCCGTACGCCGGCGAGCTGGAGCTGGACGCGGCGCCGTCGACGTACGCCCGGCCGCTGGCCGTGCTCGCCGCCGAGCGGCTCTCGCTGCACCTGGAGAACGACCGGCTGCGCCGGGCCGACGTACGCCGCTCCGCCTGGCTCACGTTCCTCGCCGAGGCCAGCGAGCTGCTCGCCCAGTCCCTGGACGTCGAGTTGACCATGGCGCTCGTCCCGCAGCTCGTGGTGCCCCGGCTCGGCCAGTGGTGCGCGGTGCACACCACCGACGAGTGGGGGCGGCTGCGCCTCGCCGCGTCCAGCCACGCCGACGAGGCGATGCTGCCCCACCTGCACCGGGTGCTCCAGGAGACCGGCCCGGACTCGGTCCAGTCCCGGCTGCGCGAGGCGTCCCGCAGCGCCGCGCAGGTGCCGCTGGCCGGGCCGGTGGAGGGCATCGCCGTACCGTTGATCGCCCGTGGCCAGCGACTCGGCACCCTCGCGGTGGGCCGGCACCAACGGCACCGGCACGACCCGGACGAGGTCTCGGTGCTGGAGGACGTGGCCCGGCGGGCCGCGCTGGCCATCGAGAACGCGCGCATCCACGCCGAACGCCGCCGCGTCGCGCAGACGCTCCAGCAGTCGCTGCTGCCGCCGGTGCTCCCGGTGGTCGAGGGCATCGGCTTCGCCGCCGAGTACGTCCCGACCGGCGACGACGCCGAGGTCGGCGGCGACTTCTACGACGTGGTGCCGCTGCCGGACGGCCGCTGGCTGGTGGTCGTGGGTGACGTGTCCGGCAAGGGCGTGCAGGCGGCGGCCGTGACCGGCCTGGTCCGGGACGTGATCCGGGTCCTGGTGGGCGACGGCAAGCCCCTGCCGGAGGTGCTCGGCCGGCTCAACGAGACGCTCGTCGAACGCGGCGGCGGGCGCTACTGCACGCTGGCCCTGGCGGCGGTCGCGCCCGGCGACGGCGACCAGCTCGACGTGGCCCTGCACCTGGCCGGCCACGACCGGCCGGTGCTGCTGCACGGCGGTGGCGGCGCGACGTTCGTCGGCACCGGCGGCACCGCGCTCGGTCTGCTCGACACGATCACCACCCCCACCGCCGAGCTGGCGCTCAAGCCCGGTGACTCGTTGATCTTCTACACCGACGGGGTCACCGAGCGGCGGCGCGGCCGGGAGCTGTTCGGCACCGAACGGCTGCGCGAGTCGGCGGCGCCGCTGGCCGGCTACTCGGCCGACGTGGTCGCGGCACGGCTGCGCGCCGCCACCATCGCGTTCTCGGTGGAGCCGCCCCGCGACGACATAGCCGTCCTGGTCCTCCGCAACGACACCCCCTGACCAGCCCTCCTCCCCGCCCAACCCACCTGGTCCCGCCCCAGCCCAGCCCGGTTCAGCCCGCCTCGGCCCAGCCCTGCCGGTCGATCATGAAGTTAGCCGCATGAATCGCCCCGACCGCCCGCACCGAACTCGCGCGAGCCGACACCACTTCGCCGAAGCGGCGGCATCCCCACCATCGGGACACCGCCACCACGCCGAACTGGCGGGCGCACGCGACCAGTACCGCCGAACTGAGCGGGCGCGCGCGACCAGCACCACCGGCCCGGCGAGCGCGACCACCACCGCCGACCGGGCGCGTGCCACCACGCCGCCGGAGTGGCGTCAGCCCGCCACCACAACTGAAACGCGTCGAGACGTCGATGGCACCCAGAGCGGGTGGGGGCGGTCGTTCGCCGGGTCACGGGAAAAGAGCAGGCCGGGGCAGCCGTCGAGCACGCAGCACGGTGATCAGAGGCCGCCCGGGAGCCGACCGGGGGCGAGGCGGTGGTGCGGATCCAGGTGGGCCTTGGCGCTGCGCAGCCGGGGCAGCGCCGGCAACTCGCCCCAGAGGTCGACGGCGTGGCGCACCGGCGCGGGCGCCGCCACCACCACGCACCGGCCCTGCCGGGCGATCAGCACGCTGCGGACCGCGGTGAGGATCGAGGCGACCCGCGCGGGCGGCAGCGCGCCGGGCAGAGCGGCGTGGACGGCGCCGATCCCGGCGGAGCCGCGTACCGGCACGGGCGTGCCGGCCGCGTCGCGCAGCGCGTAGACGGCGGCGTGCAGGTCGTTGATCGGCACCTCGATGCGCAGCGCGGTGTCGCCCGGGGCGAACGGATAGCGCCCCCACCACTCGGGCGCGTGGTGGTTGACCACGGCCTCGGCCCCGAGCACGGCGGTCAGTCGCTGGGCCCGTTCGGTCACGTCGGCCGGACCGCCCTCCAGCAGCACCACCAGGCTGCCCGCCGCGGGCCGGCCGGTCACCGCCGGGTGGTCGGGTCGACCGGCGACCGAGGGGTGGCTCGCCGGGATCCGACGACGGGGCAGGGACACCGGCACCGGCAGGTCCAGCTCCACGGCGGCCGGCTCGACGCCGGCGGCGAGCACCGCACGGACCAGGTCGTGCACCTCCAGCGGGGTCCACACCGGACGGGACACCCAGAGCCGGCCAGCCGGCAGCGCCTGCACCCGCATGGTGGCCGACACCAGCACGCCGAGCCCGCCCTGCGAGCCGCAGAGCAGCCGGGCCACGTCCAGCCCCGGCAACTCACCCCGACCGAGCACGGCATCACCGCCGGCGCCGACGGGCGGGCCGCCCCCGGCCGGCGCACCGCCAGCGGACGAACCTCCACCGAGCGGACCACCCCGGACCGCCGACTCCCCGCCACCCAGAGAACCGCCACGCAGCGGACCACCGCCCAGGGAACCCCCGCCCAGCGGGCCACCGCCGGTGAGCGCACCCCCGCCGATGTCGAAGGCGCCCGCCGGCGCCGCCCGCCCGAGCCGCGCCGTGCCGGACTCACCCACGCTGACCAGCTCGCCGTCGGCGTCCAGGTAGCGAACGCCGACGAGCTGCGCGCACGGGCTGCCGTGCCGGTGGCGCAACGGGCCCGCCTCGTCGGCGGCGAGCACCCCACCCAGCGTCGCGCCGGGTGAGGGCGCGTCGACCGGGAGCCGCCGGCCGGTGCGGCCGAGTGCGGCCTGGACCGCCCGCAACGGGGTGCCCGCGCCGATCTCGGCCACGGCGGCGGCCTGCGGCTCGTGCCACACCCCGGCGAGCCGACCGGTGTCGAGCAGGATGTCGACCTGGCCCGGGGCGGCGCCCCAGTCGATCTTCGTGCCGGCGCCGCGCGGGACCACCGTCAGTTCGTGCGCCGCGGCCAGCCGCAGCACCTCGGCCGCGGCGTGCGGGCCGCCCGGCACGGCCACCCACCGGGCGGTGCGGCCGGCCACCTCGTCGGCCGGCCCGGCGAAACGGGCGAACGGCGGACCGCAGATCTCGGCCAGCTTCCGGGTGATGTCGAGGGCTCCGGGTCGGTCGGTGGAACGTGCAGCAGCCGCCATGGCGGTTATCGTACACATGTTCGAAAGACCTGGTGGCGGATCGGTGCGGCGCGGTCGCCCGGCGGTGGCCCGCCGACCGGTAACGTGGCGCCGTGACCACGACCCCACCACCTGTTGCCAAGCGCGTTCCGGCCGAGCGGACCCACCACGGCGACACGGTCGTCGACGAGTACGCGTGGCTCGCCGCCAAGGACGACCCGGACACGATCGCCTACCTGGACGCCGAGAACGCCCACACCGAGTCGCGCACCGCGCACCTGGCCGGGCTGCGCGCGGAACTGTTCGAGGAGACGCGCCGGCGCACCCAGGAGACCGACCTGTCGGTGCCGACCCGCAAGGACGGCCACTGGTACTACACCCGCACCGTCGAGGGGCAGCAGTACGGCGTGCACTGCCGGCGGGCGGTCCGCCCGGACGAGACCGCGCCCCCGGTCAGCGCGGACGGCGCCCCGCTCGACGGCGAGGAGGTGCTGCTCGACGGCAACCAGCTCGCCGAGGGGCACGACTTCTTCTCCCTGGGCGCGTTCGACGTCAGCCCGGACGGGCGGTGGTTGGCCTACTCCACCGACTTCTCCGGCGACGAGCGGTTCACGCTGCGGATCAAGGACCTGGTCACCGGCGAGGTGCGGCCGGACGAGATCCCGGACACGTTCTACGGCACGGCGTGGTCCGCCGACGCCTCGACGCTGTTCTACGTGACGGTCGACGACGCGTGGCGGCCGAACCGGGTGTGGCGGCACACGGTGGGCACCCCGTCGAGCGAGGACGTGGTGGTCCACCAGGAGGACGACGAGCGGTTCTGGGTCGGCGTCGAGCTGACCCGGTCCGAGCGCTTCGTGGTCATCGACATCCACAGCAAGATCACCAGTGAGGTCCGGGTGATCCCGGCCGCGAACCCGACCGGCGAACCCGCCGTCGTGGCCCCGCGGCGTCAGGGCGTCGAGTACGCGGTGGAGCACCACGGCCACCGCTTCCTGATCCTGCACAACGACGGTGCGGAGGACTTCGCGCTGGCGTACACGTCGGCGGACGCGCCGGGCGAGTGGACGCCGCTGATCCCGCACACCCCGGGCACCCGGCTGGAGGCGGTCGACGCGTTCGAGAACCACCTCGTGGTGTCGTTGCGCGCCAACGGGCTGACCGGGCTGCGCGTGCTGCCGGTCGGCAGCGACGACAGCTGGGACAT
Coding sequences within it:
- a CDS encoding S9 family peptidase — translated: MTTTPPPVAKRVPAERTHHGDTVVDEYAWLAAKDDPDTIAYLDAENAHTESRTAHLAGLRAELFEETRRRTQETDLSVPTRKDGHWYYTRTVEGQQYGVHCRRAVRPDETAPPVSADGAPLDGEEVLLDGNQLAEGHDFFSLGAFDVSPDGRWLAYSTDFSGDERFTLRIKDLVTGEVRPDEIPDTFYGTAWSADASTLFYVTVDDAWRPNRVWRHTVGTPSSEDVVVHQEDDERFWVGVELTRSERFVVIDIHSKITSEVRVIPAANPTGEPAVVAPRRQGVEYAVEHHGHRFLILHNDGAEDFALAYTSADAPGEWTPLIPHTPGTRLEAVDAFENHLVVSLRANGLTGLRVLPVGSDDSWDIDFPEPIYSVGLDANPEYRTGTVRLRYTSLVTPDSVYDYDLVTRELTLRRQKPVRPGPDGRAYDPADYEQHRDWALADDGTRVPISLVCRRDTPRDGSAPAVIYGYGSYEASMDPWFSIARLSLLDRGVIFAVAHIRGGGELGRRWYDEGKLLAKKNTFTDFVACARHLVKAGWTASDRLVARGASAGGLLMGAVANLAPDAFAGIVAQVPFVDALTSILDPSLPLTVTEWEEWGNPLDDPEVYAYMKSYTPYENVTSADYPAILAVTSLNDTRVLYHEPAKWVARLRALAPQGDYLLKTEMGAGHGGPSGRYDAWREEAFVNAWTLDRLGRA